In Camelus bactrianus isolate YW-2024 breed Bactrian camel chromosome 10, ASM4877302v1, whole genome shotgun sequence, a genomic segment contains:
- the LOC105070345 gene encoding glutathione S-transferase P isoform X3, with product MPPYTIFYFPTRGRCEAMRMLLADQGQSWKEEVVTKETWLQGPLKASCLYGQLPKFQDGDLTLYQSNAILRHLGRSLGLYGKDQREAALVDMVNDGVEDLRRHCGHLIHHSCEEGKAQYVQELPRHLKPFETLLSQNQGGQAFIVSDQISFADYNLLDLLLSHQVLVPGCLDSFPLLSAYVTRLNTRPKLKAFLASPEHVNRPIFGGRKI from the exons A TGCCGCCCTACACCATCTTCTACTTCCCCACCCGAG GGCGCTGTGAGGCCATGCGCATGCTGCTAGCTGACCAGGGCCAGAGCTGGAAGGAGGAGGTGGTGACCAAGGAGACCTGGCTGCAGGGCCCACTCAAGGCCTCCTGT CTGTACGGGCAGCTCCCCAAGTTCCAGGACGGAGACCTCACCCTGTACCAGTCCAATGCCATCCTCCGACACCTGGGCCGCTCACTTG GGCTCTACGGCAAAGACCAGCGGGAGGCAGCGCTGGTGGACATGGTGAACGATGGCGTGGAGGACCTCCGCAGGCACTGCGGCCACCTCATCCACCACAGCTGT GAGGAGGGCAAGGCCCAGTATGTTCAGGAGCTGCCGAGGCACCTGAAGCCTTTTGAAACCCTGCTGTCCCAGAACCAGGGGGGCCAGGCCTTCATCGTGAGCGACCAG ATCTCCTTCGCGGACTACAACCTGCTGGATTTGCTACTGAGTCACCAGGTCCTGGTCCCTGGCTGCCTGGACTCCTTCCCGCTGCTCTCGGCCTATGTGACCCGCCTCAATACCCGGCCCAAGCTCAAGGCCTTCCTAGCCTCCCCTGAGCATGTTAACCGCCCCATCTTTGGAGGCCGCAAGATATGA
- the LOC105070345 gene encoding glutathione S-transferase P isoform X1: MPPYTIFYFPTRGRCEAMRMLLADQGQSWKEEVVTKETWLQGPLKASCLYGQLPKFQDGDLTLYQSNAILRHLGRSLGLYGKDQREAALVDMVNDGVEDLRRHCGHLIHHSCEEGKAQYVQELPRHLKPFETLLSQNQGGQAFIVSDQFELPNLVDLAGCHWRSQCSQPPLSLLTLLKPLGAPCPADLLRGLQPAGFATESPGPGPWLPGLLPAALGLCDPPQYPAQAQGLPSLP; this comes from the exons A TGCCGCCCTACACCATCTTCTACTTCCCCACCCGAG GGCGCTGTGAGGCCATGCGCATGCTGCTAGCTGACCAGGGCCAGAGCTGGAAGGAGGAGGTGGTGACCAAGGAGACCTGGCTGCAGGGCCCACTCAAGGCCTCCTGT CTGTACGGGCAGCTCCCCAAGTTCCAGGACGGAGACCTCACCCTGTACCAGTCCAATGCCATCCTCCGACACCTGGGCCGCTCACTTG GGCTCTACGGCAAAGACCAGCGGGAGGCAGCGCTGGTGGACATGGTGAACGATGGCGTGGAGGACCTCCGCAGGCACTGCGGCCACCTCATCCACCACAGCTGT GAGGAGGGCAAGGCCCAGTATGTTCAGGAGCTGCCGAGGCACCTGAAGCCTTTTGAAACCCTGCTGTCCCAGAACCAGGGGGGCCAGGCCTTCATCGTGAGCGACCAG TTTGAGCTTCCAAATTTAGTGGATTTGGCAGGTTGCCATTGGAGAAGCCAGTGTTCCCagccacccctctctctcctgaCCCTGCTCAAGCCTCTTGGCGCCCCCTGCCCTGCAGATCTCCTTCGCGGACTACAACCTGCTGGATTTGCTACTGAGTCACCAGGTCCTGGTCCCTGGCTGCCTGGACTCCTTCCCGCTGCTCTCGGCCTATGTGACCCGCCTCAATACCCGGCCCAAGCTCAAGGCCTTCCTAGCCTCCCCTGA
- the LOC105070345 gene encoding glutathione S-transferase P isoform X2 has product MREAGGGAGIAGSGQGQLSSWLHPLGATGRCEAMRMLLADQGQSWKEEVVTKETWLQGPLKASCLYGQLPKFQDGDLTLYQSNAILRHLGRSLGLYGKDQREAALVDMVNDGVEDLRRHCGHLIHHSCEEGKAQYVQELPRHLKPFETLLSQNQGGQAFIVSDQISFADYNLLDLLLSHQVLVPGCLDSFPLLSAYVTRLNTRPKLKAFLASPEHVNRPIFGGRKI; this is encoded by the exons atgagggaggccgggggcggggccgggatcGCCGGGTCTGGCCAGGGCCAGCTCTCCTCGTGGCTGCATCCTCTTGGGGCCACAG GGCGCTGTGAGGCCATGCGCATGCTGCTAGCTGACCAGGGCCAGAGCTGGAAGGAGGAGGTGGTGACCAAGGAGACCTGGCTGCAGGGCCCACTCAAGGCCTCCTGT CTGTACGGGCAGCTCCCCAAGTTCCAGGACGGAGACCTCACCCTGTACCAGTCCAATGCCATCCTCCGACACCTGGGCCGCTCACTTG GGCTCTACGGCAAAGACCAGCGGGAGGCAGCGCTGGTGGACATGGTGAACGATGGCGTGGAGGACCTCCGCAGGCACTGCGGCCACCTCATCCACCACAGCTGT GAGGAGGGCAAGGCCCAGTATGTTCAGGAGCTGCCGAGGCACCTGAAGCCTTTTGAAACCCTGCTGTCCCAGAACCAGGGGGGCCAGGCCTTCATCGTGAGCGACCAG ATCTCCTTCGCGGACTACAACCTGCTGGATTTGCTACTGAGTCACCAGGTCCTGGTCCCTGGCTGCCTGGACTCCTTCCCGCTGCTCTCGGCCTATGTGACCCGCCTCAATACCCGGCCCAAGCTCAAGGCCTTCCTAGCCTCCCCTGAGCATGTTAACCGCCCCATCTTTGGAGGCCGCAAGATATGA